A DNA window from Synchiropus splendidus isolate RoL2022-P1 chromosome 2, RoL_Sspl_1.0, whole genome shotgun sequence contains the following coding sequences:
- the LOC128754391 gene encoding uncharacterized protein LOC128754391 isoform X3, with translation MAAVQCSRCTAERRGFRRELDSWRYKLIHCVGFESILEGIYGSMLMRDLNLFDDCEPEELDDWSPESSVSHCTFCNLPIDRDQVPSAVSPLSSPSDYSPCQPPTISESSQRAHRFLQSVFHKKDVNIGGDSSIPLIAQELMKKMIHKFALEYASKCLLDTSASVVTAGESLPSPETIDGPLDLTVSRVQVVKEKEPEPDGVLDLSKRNAVQAATAASNDKSSGCCLPSELGHQQKKHHKNSPLNAVLSSLCPAHGSLLYQVLKLANQERLLPYADPNRSKCQRFCCCGHRCEVTSPLSMAICKTGAHDCVPSFPLSEEYDKYISNDGQGDCKCDDLAHQFALKQSNTPAISMCCCHQRCGMEMCSKGRPYLHCQSVDVDHICKIVGGCASCPSLAPSLGPPPPVCCSKANPYPNCRSRHSCKTQTKTRIKQELDDSHCPVLKRERSPSPPPLSPVPSDMHMKSHEKPPCLLHQPHEGPRLLGKAHVTSCCQEERLDSTKEEPACPMWTAHVPNGSSLQDVMMRFSEKLDTIRPLDKGQPHVAEKPQAPCVPASQKPHFRADTHLTEIITTVLHTGSASDYNLSELFNRQDSKESISPNTRSRRRQEVLAAIAKPPTDASARRQTLNIKRELAQYYNRRKVLPSKCAGRKNGCHSKSLDAGETQGKMATEELQLSKAQEMEREITMNKSDNGGVNVDPCSLDPKMLSKERDSDRSKASDLEEKGVTHVESRRSRRNIVPPQRFSSYVTEPRKMFFVACFSENIFNQRAREDNCLTPPSSDKNMYSTVTVSGPQNVSHCSQVNQQYVAFCSKSDSQIPKPLETLHGKRKAQTQSPDGQTDGCDSSVRKLRTSPRRQKIAKTESPDMDLNISTVCENSATSPVQYTSPIKLMLVSPVKDKEGLKYSLKTAPSGLDEHPQEPFDPCVESSWSGTALKSTDASTHLEPVSSALKSTTLRKISSSPSKSPVKSNSTSSPVKSPSSSVSSGSSPAKLPLSPKSVSPKTVSRRSPDLSPARRLHETSPGKSGHDSTPKRRRGRPKKFRAQLETKIKRPIGRPRKQKASESATAPPTLDKNNLHDDPLNKNLKITVVYGRSRRNKRTVSESFDPIQMEFKDVCQAGTRSSSRFSSASLKLSENLINTEQSIGPLMQSTNVKCPKHCDAQPARKPGRPAKVKISGISVTVATMSPKQRKIKMKKESRESPAAVRQKRATAFRSTKDSCLTARQSRRGPPQEEAEMRDKNKDRQKNRSAPVRYSKRVRKPSIYFLHAVASASSRSHSHSNALLRRSKQLLLNKASSEMKQEEQRVCVEDERRGQKKSSSQNVSKMAEVSVDSIFTQRNPPRWWASSTEEMALNQELIQQIQLISGSWVSMKSTNEKGKEMKTKASTDGDGSLEHSYLVKALFDCPRDKPWSCSTQQLRSWFMQTTETKSLNIIKKASSRNPYEVMHFSRPVSKKSSCSSPQAERLRKHVKKFARAVPQSPSQHRAALRRQDVRRKISTLKHNVRRRLFSHKRQTQGAKREVRGGNYLMVLSRAKKRFQTRDERKVWLKRQRNNKRKKVVTLKVEAGRLMHRRNRSQTQEQVDAHKEPKHCTKAWSPETLKDCRVFLKKIDLAHHRTPERPNSSTVTLDDRSRVGGVKAVKRKRMTTRSARKSALERDKRPATRQKGKSRSPKVGSPEPPPAKMMRQSRMRGLTGPRWCDFVFGNYPNS, from the exons ATGGCGGCCGTGCAGTGCTCCAGATGCACGGCAGAAAGGAGAGGGTTTCGGCGAGAACTTGACTCGTGGCGATACAAATTGATCCATTGCGTTG GGTTTGAAAGTATTCTGGAGGGAATATATGGCTCAATGCTAATGAGAGATCTTAATTTATTCGATG ACTGTGAACCTGAAGAACTGGATGATTGGTCCCCAGAGTCGAGTGTCTCTCACTGCACATTCTGCAACCTTCCCATAGACCGA GATCAAGTACCCTCAGCCGTCTCACCCCTCTCATCCCCATCTGATTACTCTCCTTGTCAACCTCCAACAATCTCTGAAAGCAGCCAAAGAGCTCACAGGTTTCTTCAGTCTGTGTTCCACAAAAAAG ATGTGAACATTGGCGGCGATTCCTCCATTCCACTGATTGCCCAAGAACTCATGAAGAAGATGATACACAAATTTGCTCTGGAATATGCGTCCAAGTGCCTGCTAGACACAAGTGCAAGTGTTGTGACAGCAGGAGAGTCATTGCCTTCACCTGAAACAATTGATGGACCTCTGGATCTCACCGTTAGTCGCGTCCAAGTAGTGAAGGAAAAAGAACCTGAACCAG ATGGTGTACTTGACCTCTCCAAAAGAAATGCAGTCcaggcagcaacagcagcgtCTAATGATAAAAGCTCAGG CTGCTGTCTGCCGTCTGAACTCGGACATCAACAGAAGAAGCATCACAAGAACTCGCCATTGAATGCTGTTCTAAGTTCTCTTTGTCCAGCACATGGTTCCTTGCTCTACCAAGTGTTAAAGTTGGCAAACCAGGAAAGACTGCTGCCCTATGCTGATCCCAATCGCTCAAAATGTCAAAGGTTTTGCTGCTGTGGGCATCGATGCGAAGTTACCAGCCCACTCTCAATGGCAATATGTAAAACAGGTGCCCACGACTGCGTACCGTCCTTCCCTTTATCTGAAGAGTACGACAAATACATATCGAATGATGGTCAAGGAGACTGCAAGTGCGATGACCTCGCCCACCAGTTCGCTTTGAAACAAAGCAACACTCCTGCAATCTCCATGTGCTGCTGTCATCAGCGATGTGGGATGGAAATGTGCTCAAAAGGTCGGCCTTATTTACACTGCCAAAGTGTGGATGTAGATCATATCTGCAAAATAGTTGGTGGATGTGCATCCTGTCCGTCACTTGCTCCAAGTTTAGGCCCACCTCCCCCTGTGTGCTGTAGCAAAGCCAATCCGTACCCTAACTGTCGATCAAGACATTCTTGTAAAACACAAACgaaaacaagaataaaacagGAGTTGGACGACTCTCATTGTCCAGTCCTCAAGAGAGAGCGTAGTCCGTCCCCTCCCCCTCTTTCTCCAGTCCCCTCAGACATGCATATGAAAAGTCACGAAAAGCCCCCGTGCCTTCTTCACCAGCCTCATGAGGGTCCTAGATTACTGGGCAAAGCCCATGTGACCTCTTGCTGTCAGGAAGAGCGTTTGGACTCAACAAAAGAAGAGCCAGCGTGCCCAATGTGGACAGCACATGTCCCCAATGGGTCTTCCTTACAAGATGTCATGATGCGCTTCAGTGAGAAACTTGACACCATTAGGCCCTTAGATAAAGGCCAGCCTCACGTGGCTGAGAAGCCGCAGGCTCCTTGTGTCCCTGCAAGCCAGAAGCCTCACTTTCGTGCAGACACACATCTAACGGAGATCATCACGACTGTCTTGCACACGGGCAGCGCAAGTGACTACAATCTCAGTGAACTGTTCAATCGCCAGGACAGCAAAGAGTCCATATCTCCCAATACCCGCTCCCGACGTCGCCAAGAAGTACTCGCAGCCATAGCCAAACCTCCTACGGATGCATCCGCCCGAAGACAAACTCTGAACATTAAACGTGAGCTTGCACAGTATTACAACCGAAGGAAGGTGTTACCTTCAAAGTGCGCAGGACGGAAAAATGGGTGTCATAGCAAGTCTTTGGATGCAGGTGAAACACAAGGGAAAATGGCAACTGAAGAACTCCAGCTGAGCAAAGCACAGGAGATGGAAAGAGAAATAACTATGAATAAAAGTGACAACGGGGGTGTTAATGTAGACCCTTGTTCGCTGGATCCAAAGATGCTGTCAAAAGAAAGAGACTCTGACAGAAGCAAGGCATCTGATTTGGAGGAGAAAGGAGTCACGCACGTGGAGTCGAGACGATCCAGGAGAAACATAGTTCCTCCGCAGCGCTTCTCCTCTTATGTCACAGAGCCTAGAAAGATGTTCTTTGTTGCATGTTTTTCTGAAAACATCTTTAATCAGCGAGCACGGGAGGACAATTGTTTGACTCCACCTTCCTCGGATAAGAATATGTATTCCACAGTCACCGTGTCTGGACCTCAAAACGTCAGTCATTGCTCGCAAGTAAACCAACAGTATGTTGCATTCTGTTCAAAGTCAGACTCTCAAATTCCCAAACCTCTCGAAACGCTCCACGGTAAAAGAAAGGCCCAAACACAGAGCCCAGATGGTCAGACTGACGGCTGCGACTCAAGCGTCAGAAAACTCAGAACTTCTCCAAGAAGACAAAAGATCGCAAAGACAGAGTCCCCGGACATGGACCTTAACATCAGCACAGTTTGTGAGAACTCCGCTACCTCTCCAGTCCAGTACACCAGTCCAATCAAGCTCATGCTTGTGTCGcctgtgaaagacaaagaaggttTGAAATACAGTCTGAAAACAGCACCTTCAGGTTTAGATGAGCATCCTCAGGAACCATTTGATCCTTGTGTGGAATCTTCATGGTCTGGGACAGCGCTGAAGTCCACTGACGCCAGTACTCATTTGGAACCTGTTTCCTCTGCGCTGAAGTCAACTACTTTGCGTAAAATATCGAGTTCTCCATCAAAGTCACCAGTTAAGTCAAATTCAACATCCTCACCCGTCAAGtctccctcttcctctgtcAGTTCAGGTTCTTCACCAGCAAAGTTGCCTCTTTCACCGAAGTCTGTTTCACCCAAAACAGTCTCTAGGAGATCACCTGACCTTTCACCAGCAAGGCGTCTCCATGAAACTTCGCCGGGTAAATCTGGCCATGACTCCACCCCCAAGAGACGTCGGGGTCGACCAAAGAAGTTCCGAGCGCAGCTCGAAACAAAAATCAAGAGACCCATTGGTCGACCACGAAAGCAGAAGGCGTCGGAATCAGCGACTGCTCCACCGACGCTTGACAAAAACAATTTGCACGATGATCCGTTAAACAAGAACCTGAAGATCACTGTGGTCTATGGCCGCTCCAGGAGAAACAAGAGGACCGTGTCTGAGAGCTTTGACCCAATACAAATGGAATTTAAAGATGTCTGCCAGGCAGGAACGCGAAGTTCTAGCCGTTTCTCCTCTGCTTCATTGAAGTTGTCGGAGAACCTCATCAACACAGAGCAGTCCATAGGGCCTTTAATGCAGAGCACTAATGTCAAATGCCCCAAACATTGCGATGCTCAACCAGCCAGAAAACCAGGCAGACCTGCTAAAGTCAAAATCTCTGGGATTTCTGTCACTGTTGCCACCATGTCTCCCAAGCAGCGTAAAATCAAAATGAAGAAAGAGTCCAGGGAGTCTCCCGCAGCAGTAAGGCAGAAGAGAGCAACAGCATTTAGATCAACCAAAGACTCCTGCTTAACCGCCAGGCAGTCAAGGCGTGGTCCCCCTCAGGAGGAGGCAGAAATGCGAGACAAGAataaagacagacagaagaacAGGTCTGCACCAGTACGTTACTCAAAGAGAGTAAGAAAGCCCTCCATTTACTTCCTTCACGCTGTCGCAAGTGCCAGCTCGAGGTCGCACAGCCACAGTAACGCTCTCCTACGACGCTCCAAGCAGCTTTTGCTCAACAAGGCAAGCAGTGAAATGAAGCAGGAAGAGCAACGAGTTTGTGTGGAAGATGAGCGGCGAGGACAGAAAAAGAGCTCATCTCAGAACGTCAGTAAAATGGCTGAGGTGTCTGTAGACTCAATATTTACCCAGAGAAACCCGCCACGGTGGTGGGCATCTTCCACTGAAGAGATGGCTTTGAACCAAGAGCTCATACAACAAATACAACTCATTTCTGGCAGCTGGGTCTCCATGAAATCTACCAacgaaaaaggaaaagaaatgaAGACTAAAGCGAGCACCGACGGAGACGGTTCGCTCGAACACTCGTATCTGGTTAAAGCCCTTTTTGACTGCCCGAGAGATAAACCGTGGTCTTGTAGCACACAGCAGCTTCGCTCCTGGTTCATGCAAACGACAGAAACAAAGTCCCTAAACATTATCAAGAAGGCCAGCTCTCGTAATCCGTACGAAGTGATGCACTTTTCTCGTCCCGTTAGTAAGAAGAGCTCTTGCAGCAGTCCCCAAGCAGAGCGGCTGCGCAAGCATGTCAAGAAATTTGCCAGGGCTGTGCCCCAAAGTCCGTCGCAGCACCGCGCCGCCCTAAGAAGACAGGACGTTAGGAGGAAGATATCGACTTTAAAACACAATGTCAGGCGAAGACTTTTCTCTCACAAGCGTCAGACACAAGGGGCCAAGAGGGAGGTCAGAGGGGGGAATTACCTGATGGTACTATCCAGGGCGAAGAAGAGGTTCCAAACTCGTGATGAAAGGAAAGTCTGGCTAAAGAGGCAGAGAAACAACAAACGCAAAAAGGTGGTGACGCTCAAGGTGGAGGCGGGGAGACTGATGCACAGACGAAATAGGAGCCAAACTCAGGAGCAGGTAGATGCACATAAAGAGCCAAAACATTGCACTAAAGCCTGGAGTCCTGAGACACTGAAGGATTGCCGCGTCTTTCTGAAAAAGATTGACCTTGCTCACCACCGAACACCTGAGCGACCCAACTCCAGTactgtgacactggatgacCGAAGTCGCGTGGGAGGGGTCAAagctgtgaaaagaaaaaggatGACGACAAGGAGTGCCCGAAAATCCGCCCTGGAACGCGACAAAAGGCCAGCAACACGGCAAAAAGGCAAATCTCGAAGTCCCAAGGTTGGATCTCCTGAACCACCACCAGCCAAAATGATGAGACAATCGAGGATGAGGGGCCTAACCGGACCCAGATGGTGCGACTTTGTCTTTGGTAACTATCCAAACTCTTGA
- the LOC128754391 gene encoding ligand-dependent nuclear receptor corepressor-like protein isoform X4 — protein MAAVQCSRCTAERRGFRRELDSWRYKLIHCVGFESILEGIYGSMLMRDLNLFDDCEPEELDDWSPESSVSHCTFCNLPIDRDQVPSAVSPLSSPSDYSPCQPPTISESSQRAHRFLQSVFHKKDVNIGGDSSIPLIAQELMKKMIHKFALEYASKCLLDTSASVVTAGESLPSPETIDGPLDLTVSRVQVVKEKEPEPGFTYVTDGVLDLSKRNAVQAATAASNDKSSGRQCRQKDYIERSWELSESLLSKALKDIRSGKLQVQRASLLYGIPLATLKQGLDSRLEQRPGNLLKVAPGYREFKEDSPSFHAMSSMLGGDARLVLQKVAAWAEQAEIGGDAEENRDLFLSSPPVKFYQPSGLQKNLSHTFAQLRDALQLSPSPTSPSLEHPTSLRIPQVRSASDHTRSFQADSDNKAESLRFPTVDGESSFPAKSSAPFKLRPPFLTQGCTGSANQSPQRVGQRTFSLDDSEDGATRDKDKQPRKKRGRYRQYDHELMEEAISMVMGGRMSVSKAQGVYGVPHSTLEYKVKERTGTLKNPPKKKSANFALSNSSGSGSNTSSANSGTFSAAAANRL, from the exons ATGGCGGCCGTGCAGTGCTCCAGATGCACGGCAGAAAGGAGAGGGTTTCGGCGAGAACTTGACTCGTGGCGATACAAATTGATCCATTGCGTTG GGTTTGAAAGTATTCTGGAGGGAATATATGGCTCAATGCTAATGAGAGATCTTAATTTATTCGATG ACTGTGAACCTGAAGAACTGGATGATTGGTCCCCAGAGTCGAGTGTCTCTCACTGCACATTCTGCAACCTTCCCATAGACCGA GATCAAGTACCCTCAGCCGTCTCACCCCTCTCATCCCCATCTGATTACTCTCCTTGTCAACCTCCAACAATCTCTGAAAGCAGCCAAAGAGCTCACAGGTTTCTTCAGTCTGTGTTCCACAAAAAAG ATGTGAACATTGGCGGCGATTCCTCCATTCCACTGATTGCCCAAGAACTCATGAAGAAGATGATACACAAATTTGCTCTGGAATATGCGTCCAAGTGCCTGCTAGACACAAGTGCAAGTGTTGTGACAGCAGGAGAGTCATTGCCTTCACCTGAAACAATTGATGGACCTCTGGATCTCACCGTTAGTCGCGTCCAAGTAGTGAAGGAAAAAGAACCTGAACCAG GTTTTACTTATGTGACAGATGGTGTACTTGACCTCTCCAAAAGAAATGCAGTCcaggcagcaacagcagcgtCTAATGATAAAAGCTCAGG GAGGCAGTGCAGGCAGAAGGACTACATTGAGAGGAGCTGGGAGCTGTCAGAGAGCCTGCTGTCGAAGGCCTTGAAAGATATTcgttcagggaagcttcaggtgCAGCGTGCATCCTTGCTTTATGGAATACCTCTAGCCACTCTAAAGCAGGGTCTAGACAGCCGACTGGAGCAAAGACCAGGGAATTTACTGAAAGTTGCCCCTGGATATAGGGAGTTCAAGGAAGATTCGCCATCATTTCATGCCATGTCATCGATGCTTGGTGGAGACGCCCGCCTCGTTCTACAGAAAGTGGCTGCATGGGCAGAGCAGGCAGAAATTGGTGGGGATGCAGAGGAGAACAGGGACCTGTTTTTGTCGTCCCCACCTGTGAAATTTTATCAGCCAAGTGGTTTGCAAAAAAACCTGTCTCACACCTTTGCCCAGCTCAGGGATGCACTCCAACTTTCTCCAAGCCCTACAAGCCCTAGTCTGGAGCACCCCACGTCCCTACGTATTCCTCAGGTCCGTTCCGCCTCTGACCACACCAGGTCTTTCCAAGCTGACAGCGACAACAAGGCTGAAAGCCTGCGGTTCCCAACAGTAGACGGCGAGTCCAGTTTTCCTGCCAAATCCTCAGCGCCATTCAAACTCAGACCTCCTTTCCTGACACAAGGATGTACAGGAAGTGCCAACCAGTCACCTCAACGCGTGGGACAGCGCACATTCTCTCTGGATGATTCAGAAGATGGCGCAACCCGCGATAAAGACAAGCAACCGAGAAAAAAGCGGGGAAGATACCGCCAGTATGACCATGAACTGATGGAAGAGGCCATTTCTATGGTGATGGGAGGCCGAATGAGTGTGTCCAAGGCCCAGGGCGTGTATGGAGTGCCCCATAGCACACTGGAATATAAAGTCAAAGAGCGTACTGGGACTCTGAAGAACCCACCCAAAAAGAAATCTGCCAACTTTGCTTTGTCTAACTCCTCTGGTTCTGGTTCAAACACCAGTTCAGCTAACTCAGGGAccttctcagctgctgctgcgaaCAGGTTGTAG
- the LOC128754391 gene encoding ligand-dependent nuclear receptor corepressor-like protein isoform X5 codes for MAAVQCSRCTAERRGFRRELDSWRYKLIHCVGFESILEGIYGSMLMRDLNLFDDCEPEELDDWSPESSVSHCTFCNLPIDRDQVPSAVSPLSSPSDYSPCQPPTISESSQRAHRFLQSVFHKKDVNIGGDSSIPLIAQELMKKMIHKFALEYASKCLLDTSASVVTAGESLPSPETIDGPLDLTVSRVQVVKEKEPEPDGVLDLSKRNAVQAATAASNDKSSGRQCRQKDYIERSWELSESLLSKALKDIRSGKLQVQRASLLYGIPLATLKQGLDSRLEQRPGNLLKVAPGYREFKEDSPSFHAMSSMLGGDARLVLQKVAAWAEQAEIGGDAEENRDLFLSSPPVKFYQPSGLQKNLSHTFAQLRDALQLSPSPTSPSLEHPTSLRIPQVRSASDHTRSFQADSDNKAESLRFPTVDGESSFPAKSSAPFKLRPPFLTQGCTGSANQSPQRVGQRTFSLDDSEDGATRDKDKQPRKKRGRYRQYDHELMEEAISMVMGGRMSVSKAQGVYGVPHSTLEYKVKERTGTLKNPPKKKSANFALSNSSGSGSNTSSANSGTFSAAAANRL; via the exons ATGGCGGCCGTGCAGTGCTCCAGATGCACGGCAGAAAGGAGAGGGTTTCGGCGAGAACTTGACTCGTGGCGATACAAATTGATCCATTGCGTTG GGTTTGAAAGTATTCTGGAGGGAATATATGGCTCAATGCTAATGAGAGATCTTAATTTATTCGATG ACTGTGAACCTGAAGAACTGGATGATTGGTCCCCAGAGTCGAGTGTCTCTCACTGCACATTCTGCAACCTTCCCATAGACCGA GATCAAGTACCCTCAGCCGTCTCACCCCTCTCATCCCCATCTGATTACTCTCCTTGTCAACCTCCAACAATCTCTGAAAGCAGCCAAAGAGCTCACAGGTTTCTTCAGTCTGTGTTCCACAAAAAAG ATGTGAACATTGGCGGCGATTCCTCCATTCCACTGATTGCCCAAGAACTCATGAAGAAGATGATACACAAATTTGCTCTGGAATATGCGTCCAAGTGCCTGCTAGACACAAGTGCAAGTGTTGTGACAGCAGGAGAGTCATTGCCTTCACCTGAAACAATTGATGGACCTCTGGATCTCACCGTTAGTCGCGTCCAAGTAGTGAAGGAAAAAGAACCTGAACCAG ATGGTGTACTTGACCTCTCCAAAAGAAATGCAGTCcaggcagcaacagcagcgtCTAATGATAAAAGCTCAGG GAGGCAGTGCAGGCAGAAGGACTACATTGAGAGGAGCTGGGAGCTGTCAGAGAGCCTGCTGTCGAAGGCCTTGAAAGATATTcgttcagggaagcttcaggtgCAGCGTGCATCCTTGCTTTATGGAATACCTCTAGCCACTCTAAAGCAGGGTCTAGACAGCCGACTGGAGCAAAGACCAGGGAATTTACTGAAAGTTGCCCCTGGATATAGGGAGTTCAAGGAAGATTCGCCATCATTTCATGCCATGTCATCGATGCTTGGTGGAGACGCCCGCCTCGTTCTACAGAAAGTGGCTGCATGGGCAGAGCAGGCAGAAATTGGTGGGGATGCAGAGGAGAACAGGGACCTGTTTTTGTCGTCCCCACCTGTGAAATTTTATCAGCCAAGTGGTTTGCAAAAAAACCTGTCTCACACCTTTGCCCAGCTCAGGGATGCACTCCAACTTTCTCCAAGCCCTACAAGCCCTAGTCTGGAGCACCCCACGTCCCTACGTATTCCTCAGGTCCGTTCCGCCTCTGACCACACCAGGTCTTTCCAAGCTGACAGCGACAACAAGGCTGAAAGCCTGCGGTTCCCAACAGTAGACGGCGAGTCCAGTTTTCCTGCCAAATCCTCAGCGCCATTCAAACTCAGACCTCCTTTCCTGACACAAGGATGTACAGGAAGTGCCAACCAGTCACCTCAACGCGTGGGACAGCGCACATTCTCTCTGGATGATTCAGAAGATGGCGCAACCCGCGATAAAGACAAGCAACCGAGAAAAAAGCGGGGAAGATACCGCCAGTATGACCATGAACTGATGGAAGAGGCCATTTCTATGGTGATGGGAGGCCGAATGAGTGTGTCCAAGGCCCAGGGCGTGTATGGAGTGCCCCATAGCACACTGGAATATAAAGTCAAAGAGCGTACTGGGACTCTGAAGAACCCACCCAAAAAGAAATCTGCCAACTTTGCTTTGTCTAACTCCTCTGGTTCTGGTTCAAACACCAGTTCAGCTAACTCAGGGAccttctcagctgctgctgcgaaCAGGTTGTAG